DNA sequence from the Candidatus Poribacteria bacterium genome:
AATTGTTGTAAAACTGGAGCAACTAAACGGGTGGAGAAAATGTCCCCCGGTAGTAAGAGGACGGGTATCCGGTTAATTGTTGCCCCCGCTGCACCAGTAATCATATTCGTTGCGCCTGGTCCGATAGACGTTGTGCAGGCAAAGGTTCGCAGGCGGTTGCTCATCTTGGCAAATGCGGCGGCGGTGTGCACCATTGATTGCTCGTTCCGAGTCTGATAGAAACGGAAGGAATCGGAATACTGATGTAACGCCTGTCCGATACCGGCAACGTTTCCGTGACCGAAGATTCCGAACATACCGGCGAAAAATTGGGTTTCGTTCCCGTCTCGTTCAACATATTGTTGTTGAAGAAATTGGACGATGGCTTGTCCCATCGTGAGTTTTCGTGTTTCCATATCTTTTATTTTCCTTGCGGTTCGTTGAGGAGGGTTTTCTGAGAACGCTCCTTTCCCTTGAGGAAAATGCTTCTCCTTTACTAAAGTGGTGTATGTCTGCGGTCCGAGGCCCCAGACAAGATATGTTACCATCCGCCGCGTTCGGCGACAAATTCGTCAACTTCGGACATTGTCGGCATAAAATTGGCACAACCGTGCCGCGTTACGACAATTGCACCGGTTGCGTTGCCAAGGCGGGCAGATTTTTCCCAATCCCAACCGCTGAGATGACCGTAAATAAAACCGCTCGCGAAGGCATCTCCGGCACCAAGCGTATTGTAGACCTCAACTGGAAACGGCTCGGCGTGAATGACTTCGCCGTTCGTTAGATAAACATCCGCGCCTTCAATACCACGTTTTACGATGAGTGCCTCTGGACCGGCACCTAAAAGCGTCTCAATAGCAACTGCCATATCACCCTCAATCGTTGGATTTGAGATTTGAGAGTGTTCAATTGTCAGTTGTGAAGCATTTGTAAGCGTGGCTGCTTTGATTTCCTCTTCTGTTCCGATAGCGATATCAATATAGCGCAAGGCAGATCTCATAACAACACCAAACGCTCTTGGATCGTGCCACTGATCTGCTCGGAAATCAAGGTCGAGGAAGACACGATTGCCGAGTACTTGTGTCTGTTCTGCAGCATAGAGGGTCGCGCTACGGCTCGGTTCTTTGCTCAAGCCTGTCCCGGATATCAGCACTGCTCGACTTTCAGCGATCGGTGCAGCGAGAACATCGTCAATGGTGAGTTCAATATCCGCGCAGTTGTCGCGGTAATAGATTAATGGAAACCGATCTGGTGGTTCAATACCCAGCACGACAGCACTCGTTCGGTGTCCCGGTTTCTGTGGAATAAACTGGGTCTCAACGCCTTCGTTTTTCAAAAATTTGAGCAGAAACTCCCCGACAGGATCCTCGCCGATGGCGGTAAGGAGCACGGCTTGAAATCCGAGCCGCTGAATACCGACACTGATGTTCGTGGGACATCCACCGACAAAGGCACCGAAACTTTTAATGTCTGGAAATGCGGCACCGATGTCATTCGCGTAGAGGTCTAAAGAACTTCGTCCGATTGTGAGAATATCGTAAGTTTTCATTTTGAAGTTGCTGCGTTTCTGAATTTCTGATGCTCCTCAGCAAATTTACGGGTTAGCAGAAAAGCGTCATTTCCGCATGCGATGAGTTGAACCCCCAAGCTCAGCCACTGTTCACCACTCTCAAAGTCGTTGACATAACAACCCAAAGGGACATCGTGGGCTTGTGCGAGCCTGATGATTTGTTTTATAGCGTCTAAAAGTAGCGGATGGTCCAGCTCACCAGAGATCCCCATAGATGTGGATAGGTCATAAGGACCGATGAATACGACATCTAACTCACCAGTGGTGAGGATGTCATTCAGGTTTTCAACGGCTTGAACGGTTTCAATCTGCCCAATGGCGAGGATTTCCTGATTTGCGCTGCGGACGTATTTTCTCGTATCAAGTTTTGTGAAGTCTCCATAATCGGTGTGTCCGATGCCAAACGCGACACCGCGGTCGCCTTCAGGCGCGTATTTTGTCCATTTTTTAATTTTTTCAATATCTTCACGAGATTCGACACGAGGAATCATAACACCCGTCGCACCAGCATCAAGTACCCGTGAAACAAAATGGCGTTCAAGTGCGGGTATACGCACAATACACGGGAGATTTGAACCTCGCGCGTTCCGAATTATCCGCCCCATAGTTTCTATGGAAAAGGAACTATGTTCTAAGTCTGCAATAATAAAGTCTGCGCCAGCATTCGCAAGCAGCGTGGCAATCGCGGCACCACCGAATTCAAGTACAAATGTTCCAACGAGCACTTCCCCGCGTTTCAAAGATGCTTTCACGGATATAATTCCTCTAATTTTCGATTGGGATTTCCGACATCAATTTCTGTGCTTCGCTAACCATTTTTGTCGGTACGGACATCTTTTCACCGATTGCGAGGATTAACAAATAGAAATCATAAGCGGTTTGTAATTCGCCATTGAGGTGCGCACTTTCAGCAGCGTTGAAATAGCAAACGGTTGCCATTCTGTGACATTCTTCAACAAGAGATGGGATATTCGCATAGCCATGGTTATAACCGGCAAGAATATAAGATTTTCCGGCTTCTTCCCATGAACGCTGTAGTTCAAATTGACGTGCGAGGCGCGTGTAATAAACCGCGCCCTTTTTGGCATTTTTTCTGGCGAGACGCTGTTTCTCTGCGACTGTGTAAGCGAAGCGGGCGCGCGTATAACAGTTGGCGACGAGCTCTAAATCGTCTTTCCTGAGAAAGTTGTTCGCCTGTTTTTGGTAGAACCTACCGAGCCTTCTATAAAGCGTATGATACTGTCGGGTCCGTCCCTGTTGTTCATAGATTTGAATTTGTCGGAAGATGCGAAGGGCTTCCTCTTCGTGAGGGTATTGGATATCGCTATGAACCTGATCAAGTAGGAATTCCGGTGAGGCTTCTTCAATTACGAGTCGATAGCTGCCAGATGCCCTGATTCGGGGTTGTATCGGTGTTACATCAATTATTTCTTCTTGTGGGACAGATATTGACTGTTCAAGCCATTCACGAAGGACCGCATTTTCATTCTCTGGTAATTTCTGAATGAGCGCAGCAATTTCCTCAACGGTTGGACTTACTGGAAGGACAATACCTGCAGTACTAAGTTTTTTGAACAGGTTATCTACAGTTTTGGTTACGCCTTGGTCGTCAGTAGAAAGGTGGCTTGCTCTGTGAATTTCTGCCAATGCGCTCGGGTAGTCTTGGTTTTCGATATAGCGTGTGGCGAGTGTATAATGTCTTTGAAGCTCGGCTGCCAGCTTTCCGCGTTTAATACCTTCCTCTTTCTGCCGCCGTTGAAAAAAGAGATTCTGATTCATCCGTTCTGCATCTGCAAGCGAAAGACGGAACGTTTTTCGGTATCGTTCGAGTGCTTCTATTAACCTTGAGTTATTGGAAGTGACGCTTGCATTGATAAGCTGCGAAGCTTGCTTGACGTATTCATCTTGGCGAATCCGATCTAACTCTTCATACATCTCAGACGCACTTTGATGACGTTCTTGGAGTTGTCGATGGAGCGCCTTCTGTAAGAAATTGCGGAGTACTTCCGGGCATCTGTGGATTTCTTCAATTTCGCCAGCTGCTTTCTTTTTATCAATTTCTTTATTTTCGCCTGAGAAGGGAAATCGTCCAGTTACCGCTTGATACAAAATTAATGCAGTGGAATAGAGATCAGCCCGGTAATCATAGGCACCATAGTGCTGTTCGGGTGCCATGTAGCGTCGAGTGCCAGCCATAGTTTCAGCGAACTCGGTTGTCTCACCAAATATACGAGCGATGCTGAAATCGGCGACTTTCGCTTGTTTTTCAGTTGTGAGTAGTATATTTTGCGGTTTGATGTCGCGGTGCATAATCTTGTGCGTATGCGCTTCTTCGAGTCCACGACAGATGTCCAAACCGATATTGAGTGTATCTGTTAAGCTGAGTGCCCCTTCCTGCATGAGGTCGTGAAGACTCTTGCCCTCAACATACTCCATCACTATCCACGCGACATAGTCACCCTCTCCGGGTTCAACGGTATGAATAGAGACGATATTTGGATGTCCCCAAATCTGTGACATTGCCTGAAACTCGGTTAGCAAAAACTTCATTCTACTGGCAGGATAGGCAGTTTTTGCCAAGGCTTTAATCGCAACAGTCCGGTTCGTCATCTCTTCGCGGGCGCGAAAGACCGACGAGAACCCACCCGAATTGAGAAACTCAAGCAATCTATATTTACCTAAGATTAATTGGTCAATCTGCATAATGGTAGCTTGAACGGGACAGGATACGACTTTATAGTAATAAAATTAACAAAATTAAGATTAATTGTCAATACAAAAAGACATTTTTAACAGGTTTAAGCCAGATTATCCGCTGAACGGGCGCGTTGCACCTCTTTGACAAGCCTCTCAGCCCTCTCGGTGAGCGTTGCAAATTCACCAGCTGCAATGAGTTGATTATTAACAAGCGCACTTCCGACTCCCAATACGGTGGCACCGGCAGTGATGAACTCAGCAGCGTTTTCCGCGCTGATGCCGCCTGTTGGAACGAGCGGAATCTGAGGCAGAGGTGCTTTCACGTCTTTGATATAGGCAGGACCTACACTGCTTGAAGGGAAGACTTTCACATAATCTGCTCCTGTTTCCCATGCGGCTAAAATCTCTGTTGGCGTAAAGGCACCGGGAATAACGACTTTGCCGTAGCGGTTACAGATCTCAATTACGTCTGGTTTCGTAACTGGACTGACGATGAATTCAGCACCAGCCAGCATCGCCGCCCGCGCTGTTTCTGCATCCAGTACCGATCCTGCACCAACGAGAACGGCCTCTCCATACGCCGATGAAACATCGTTAATGACTTGTAACGCATCCGGGGTCGTCATCGTCACTTCAATTACGTTAACACCGCCAGCAAGAATTGCTGCTGCCGTCTCAATTAACTCATTTGCGCTGTTGGCACGAATTATAGCGACAATACCACACGCTTCAATCCGTTGCATTTGTTCTAATTTTGTCATGGACCTCCTTTTAATTGCTTGAGGTTACGAGGTACTTCTCAATATCCATCTATAAAGTAATGCTTAAAAAGGTGATATTTTTTCTTGCGATTTTTCTGTTAATATGCTATCATTAAACATACAAAGCAAGCCGGATTACAAATTACCGCTAATAATGGCACTTTTCGGCACACGAGCTGCGCTGATAAATTGTCTCCTAAAAAAGAATGGAAGTTGTTCCACTACTCCCTTATCTGCTCGGTTTAACAGGGTTACTTGTCCTCTCAGGATTTTTCTCCGGATCTGAGACGGCTTTATGTGCACTTACTCAAGTCCAAATTGAGCGACTCCGTCTTGAAAAAGGCGGTGCATCTGCAATTGTCAATTTTGTTGACAACCCACGCAGATTGTTTATTACCGTTCTGCTTGGTAATAACCTTGTCAACGTCTCGTTCGCGATCCTCATGCTATGGCTCGTTAAGCGAGTTCTCCCCAGCTATACAGAGGTTCTCCACTTTGCCACAGCCACAGCCGCCAGTGTCCTCCTTATGCTCATCTTCGGTGAGATGACTCCGAAGAGCTTCGCAATCAAACACGCGGAATTCTTTGCGAAAATAGCAGCACCCCCGCTATGGGTATTTTCCGTTCTTATTTCACCGTTACGTTCTTTATTGCGCAAAATCATCGATTTTCTCATCCCAATATTCGGTGGACATCCATCACCTACAGAACACCTCACAGCATCAGATCTTAAAGAAATCCTTGATACTTACCAAGAGGAAGCACTTCCAGCCGATGAACGAGAAATTGTGGGCAATATTCTTCAATTACGCGACATTGAGGCGAAAGAAATTATGGTGCCACGTACTGAAGTCATCGCAGTTCCAACGTCAAATACCATTCAAGAAACACTAAAGCAGGCAAAGGAACATGGATTTTCACGCATTCCAGTTTATCAAGAGCAAATTGACAATATCTGTGGTATCTTCTACGTTAAAGATTTTGCACTGTGGCGGCACACTGCAATAGATTCACTGACGATTGATGCCTTCCTTGAAAAACGGGACCAGATTTCTGAGGTACCGTCCAGTACCTCTCTCATCCGTGAATGTTTCTTCGTCCTTGAGACCCGTAAAATTGGGATGTTGTTACTACAACTTACACGTGAAAAAACCAAAATGGCGATTCTTCAAGATGAGTACGGCGGTGTTTCAGGAATTGTCACCACCGAAGACATTGTTGAACAGGTCGTCGGGGATATTGTTGACGAACACGACAGAGACGATTCTCCGCCTGATTTTGTCAAACACTCTGAAGAACCGTTGTTACTTGAAACTTCCGGACGTATGAGCATCCGGGAACTCAATCAGCAATTTGAACTAAAACTCAGTGAAGATGACGCTGACACTATTGGCGGTTATGTCCTTGGTCTCTTCGGACGAATTCCGTCCGTTGGCGAATCATATACCGATGAGAACGGCATCAAATTTGAAATTACCACTACAGAAGGCAACGCTATTACAGGTTTGTTTATCAAAATGCCGGTTACCCACGAAACTAAGGCGGAAGCATAACAACAACAGATACCGGATACAAAGCAATTGAAAATTCTTCTATTATCGCTCTTTTTAATCGGTGCGAGTAGCACAGCGCAGATCGCTGTGCTAAGTTCGTTTGTGCTGGCAGTTCTTATCTGTCTTGTCCTGTCAGCTTTCTATTCCGGTTCTGAAACAGCCTTAGTGTCTGTCAATAAAATCCGGATTAACCAACTTGTTGAATCCGAGAATACCAAAGCGGGTATCATTCACCGTTTAGTAGAATCACCGCAGCGGATGCTCGCACTCACACTCGTGGGAACGAACCTTGCAAACGTGCTTATCGCACAATTCGGTGAAGGACTCGTCTCGCGCGGATTCCCAAACCTCACGGTAAGTCTACAAGGTGCCATTGCGACTGTTGGCATAACGACCTTGCTCCTTATTTTTGGAGAAATTTTACCGAAAACTATCTTCCGTGTCAAGGCAGATGCGTTAGCACTGCGCTACGCCTACCTCTTACGCCTCTCTGAATGGGTTTTAGCACCGCTTATCTATTTCGTGCAAACTTTGACGCAGTTCATCGTTAAACCTGCAGATAAAGGGTCAAGCAGACCAAGCCCTGATGCTCAACGTGAAGAGTTACGCCTCCTCGCAACGATGGGTGAACGTTCCGGTAACTTGTACACAGACCAGCGACGGATGATTCATAGCCTGCTCAATCTACAAGATCGGACAGTTGAACAAGTTATGGTCCCACTTGTCGATATCGTTGCGATTGAAAAAAATACAAGATGCGAAGATTTTTTGCAAATCGCCGCTGACTCCGGCTTTTCAAGAATCCCAGTCTACGAGGAACAGATTTATAATATCGTTGGGATTGTCAACCTCCTTGATGTTATTTACAATGATGTTGAATCAGAAACTGCCTTAAATTCTCACGACGAATTGGACGCTCTGCCCGAAACGGTTGAACCGTTTATCCGAAAGGTGTTGCACGTCCCCGAATCCAAAAATATCAATGCGCTTCTCAAAGAGATCCAGCATACTCGGCATACGATGGTATTTGCTGTTGATGAGTATGGTGGCACCGTTGGTCTTGTCACTATCGAAGACCTGGTTGAAGAAATTGTCGGCGAATTTGCCGATGAACGCGATGCTCCCGAACTTATCCGTTTAATTGCAACTAACATCCTCGAGTGCGATGGAAGAACCGAAGTAGATCTTCTTGAAGAACATTATGGGCTCGCAATTCCTGAAGGTGACTATGAGACTGTCGCCGGTTATATTCTGGATCGGACCGGTACTATTCCGAAAACTGGCACTGAACTTGATTTAGATGATGCTATCATCACAGTCATAGATGCCGATCCACGTGCTATCCGCAAGGTTCGCATCCGGCGACGACTCGGACGTTTTACCTCTTAACATTCACAGCTACAGCGGTCTAATTCTTTATACTATTAGGTTATTTGATGTTAGACAGGATTTAGGCACATTCCGTTTAAAGAATTCCGAGCGGCGGCATTACAACGATTTCCTCGGTCACCATACCGGGCGGCTGCTGACAGATAGAGATAATCGTATCTGCAACATGTTCGGGTTTTAACATTTGGTCAAAGTCGGGGTGTTGCGGGACATCATCCCAAAATGGTGTATGCACCGAGCCGGGTAGCACTGCAGTAACTCGAACATTCTGCTGGCGAACCTCACTGGCTAAAACTTTTGTTAGTGCTAACGCCCCTGCCTTTGCGGCGCAATAAGCAGCCGAGGCTTCAAACGCTACCTTTGCTGCGATCGAAAGTACGTTGATAATTTGCCCACCACCTTGTGCCAACATGGACGGAAGCGCATACTTCGCGCAGAGGTAAATCGCCTTTAAATTTGAATTAAGGACCGCGTCCCAGTCGTCCGGAGCGAAATCAACAACTGGTCCGAAATGACCGATTCCGGCGTTGTTGACAAGGATATCCACGTGTTGGTAAACATCCAGGGTCCGTTCAATCAGTCGCTGCACAGCATCCGCGTCAGTGACATCTGTAGGAACAGCAAGTATGGAATCGGGGTTAGAAACCCCTCCTACGCTAAGCTCGCGTGCCACCTGTTGGAGTGTTTCGCGTGTTCGGGCAGCGAGCACAACTTTCGCACCTGCTGCTGCGAAAGCGGAAGCGGTTGCTTTACCTATTCCTTTTGATGCCCCGGTAACCACCACGACCTTTCCGTGAAGTCTTCCTATCTCTGTCGCATTAGGATGACTCGGAGAAACCATGTTCACCTCCACATTTCCACTACGCGCTTGAATTCGTTAATGTTGGTGCCCACAACGACAAAAAAGTTAGGACTTGCGCATATCCGTTCTGTGTGCTGGCGTGGTTAGAAGCTTCGTCCGATGTAAATAGACACCAACCAGAGATGCGGGTACGTAAGTCCTGAGAAAGCATATTTAGGATATTTGGACGCACCTCAAAAACTCTGCCCGCGTTGAACTATCCTCGCGGAAGGCACCGCGCATGACATTCGTTGCCATCCTCGGTGCTTGTTTTTCGACACCGCGTGCCATCATACACAGGTGTTGCCCCTCCATCACGACCGCGACACCTCTCGGATCAAGTGCGGTTTCGAGTGCCTCGGCAATTTCACGTGTGAGACGTTCTTGTACTTGCAAACGTCGAGAAAACATATCCACGATGCGCGGGATTTTACTCAGACCGATGATCCGGTTTTTCGGAAGATACCCAACGTGACATTTGCCCCAAAAAGGGAGGATATGATGTTCACAGAGACTGTAAAATTCAATGTCTCTGACAATCACCATTTCGTCAAAGTCTTCGTCAAAGATAGCACCGTTCAGAATATCATCAACGTTTTGATGGTAGCCGCTTGTCAAAAATTCCATCGCCTTCGCGGCGCGGTGTGGCGTTTTCACCAAGCCTTCGCGGCTCGGGTCTTCACCTAAAGTCTCAAGAATTTTGGTGAACAGCCCCGTTAATTCTGGGGTAACGTTAGCCTGATCAAACTCCATTATATTAAAATATGTCTCCGTCGCGCTCTTTTTTCCTACGCCTACTGCACAGAGAAACAGATCACTCGCCATAGTAGTCGAAATGATTTTTGGGTGTTTCCCGTAAGCGAAGGCGGTGTAAAACCACCGGGCGCAAGTTCGGTTCCAGCACATCCCAAAGCACTTTGACAAAGTTCTCCGAGGTTGGATTGAGCATCTCAAACTCAGGCGTATCAAGATTCAGATGCTTGTAATCGAAACGTGCATAGACCTGTTTATGAACGACCTCGTCAAGAAGATTCAAACCCGCAACCAGACCGGTTCTCGCATCCACGTCACCTTTTACGGTAACTTCAAGCACATAGTTATGCCCATGTCCAGCTGGGTTATTACACTTTCCGAAGATGTCCAGGTTCTCTTCGTCACTGAGCGCGTGGCTGTGCAAGCGATGGGCTGCACTGAATTCGTAGACTTTGGTAAGATAAACCATCAGTTCTTCCCCATAGTAGTCTGTAAAATTCGTGGCACTCTCGTAAAGTCGCACTCTGTGCAACATCCGATCTGGTAGAGACAGCACAAACCGTTGCCAAATCTCAATAGCGATGTTCTCACATGTCGGTTGCAGGTGCGGTTTCTTCGAGAAAACCGGGTGCTGACGGTTCAGATGCTTGTGATCGTAATTGGCGATTACTTCCGTCTTCAACAAAGCGTCCAAGGTCACCAAATTGATAACCATACCGTCATCCGCATCCACACTACCTTTGACCATTACTTCAAGCACATAGTTATGCCCGTGGCTGTTTGGATTTGCGGATGCGCCAAACAACTCAAAGTTCTCAGCATCGCTTAATTCAGGGATACGGTTGTAATGTGATGCCTCAAACGCTGTCTGCCGGGTTAAGTAGTACATCGGTTTTTGCACCGTTAACTTGTGTGCTTAGCGATCTACGCATTGTGCCGCGGAGGTACTACGAGTTCGTCACCAACGGACTCATATTGGACTGTCATAAGCCATTCGCCTGTTCCACGTATCTGGACATTGCACTTTTTCAGCCACTCGATTAAGGTGACGCTGTCGCGTGCCTCCCATTCGCAAACCAATCGTCCTGACAGCGTATCGCACAAGACTCGGATGCTGCTTACGTCGGCGTTTTCTTCTTCTTTGAAACGTTTCAGTAGACGTGCGACATCTTGACGCGTCATGCAGGCGATTGCATGAGTAGAAATAAATTTAGGCACTTTTAATTTTACCTTGCGGAGGAATAACGGACGCTTCGACTTTGATAGACGTTCCTCATATCCGCTCTCCATTACATTACGAGCTACAGATTTTGTGACTATCTCAAGAGGTGACCTCTGTTAGACGAACACCGCTTAAAGGATAACTGAAAACCAAAAACCGACAACCATTCTTCCTTTAGTCGCGTGCGATGGGTGCTCCGACAAGATTACCCCATTCTGTCCAGCTGCCGTCGTAGTTGCGGACCTTCTCATAACCGAGTAGATACTTCAGCACAAACCATGTATGCGATGAACGTTCGCCGATACGGCAATAAGCGATTGTTTCTTTACTATCGTCAACACCTTCACCACCGTAGATGGCTTGCAGTTCGTCGTGAGACTTAAAGGTGCCATCCTCAGCCACCGCTGTCGCCCACGGGATATTCGCGGCACCTGGAATATGGCCGCCACGTTGTGCAGTTTCGCTCATACCGGGCGGAGCAATGACTTCGCCGATGAATTCAGCAGGTGAACGAACATCAACAAGGTTAACAGTACCTTGCCCGAGTGTGTCTCGAACGTTACCCGCTGTGGCGCGAACGTTGTCATCAGGAAATTTCGCTTGGTATCCAGTACTGGAATGATCTGGCACATCGGTGACAAGTGCCCTACCTTCATCAATCCATTTTTGGCGACCACCGTTCATCACTTTCAGCAGACTTTCATCGTGCCCGTAATAGCGGAATTGCCACAAGGCATAAGTTGCGAACCAGTTGTTATTGTCGCCATAGAAGATTACTGTCGTATCGGTGGCGATACCACTATCATTACAAAGTGCCTCAAACTGATCTTTCGTGAGAATATCGCGTCGCACTTGGTCGCACAATTGCGTTTCCCAATTTAAGCCGACTGCGCCAGCGATATGTCCTTCAGCATAAGCCGAGGTATCAACATCAACTTCAAGCAGTCGGATACCAGCATCACCACCGTGTGCAGCCACCCATTCTGTACTCACCAAAACATCAGGATTTGCGTAATCAGCCATTTCTGTTTTCAAGCCTCCTTGTTCTGTCTTTGCTAAGATTCTCTTAAATATAACAGCCTTGCGAGATGCGCCCTCGTAGAGCGTCTCGCTGCTTATATTATACATTTCTAAGTGCCGTTTGTCAAATAGAAATGCGCTTCTGCTATTATCTTGTCCATTTTTAGGGGATTTGTCAAGTTTTTTCTGGTTAGAGAGCGTGCGTCAGTCTACATCCTGCGTGTCGCTGAACTGGAAAAAGAAAAGCCGCGTCAATTGTTTGACGCGGCTTATTGATAACTCTGTGCTGCTCTTTATCAGGATTTCTACAACCGATTTGCAGCAGCGGGTGCCTTTTTCGGGACGTTTTCCATCCCTTCACCGGCGAGAGCGTCTGCGGGGATATAGTTGCTATAGTCCGAGATACTCCCATGTGTTACCGCATAGATGACAATGTTAATGAGTTGCCGTGCGGCAGCCGGTGCAAATTCCTCTAAAATCTTATTCCGGTCCTGATAGTGACCGAAGAAAGGTTTCTGCACTGCCCCATCCATCACGTGTATCATTGCCTCTGTATCAACGAGAACAGCGAGCCTGTCGTCGATGAAAACGCCCTGTAACTGCCCGTAGGGACCGTGATGGAGAATGGTACTCCCCATTTTCCGAACAGGAAATCGGAGGGGTCCGTTCAACTCATAGTAAGTGTTGTAAATCTCGTGATCCTGAGGGATCGTGGTGAGGTGGTATTCAGGAAGAATTTGACGCAGGACGCGAAGCGCGGGTTGCATTGCCAATTCCGTGTTCCCGTGCGTGGGCATATAGATAAACCCACCGCGATTGATAATATATTCGCGAATCCGTTGTGCTTCCCGATCGGTATAACCGAAGGAAGGACGACTCCCTTTCGTTTGCCAGATAGCACTACCACGCAACAATCCATTTTCGAGCTTTCCGCCAGAAGTGGAAATCGGTTCCATAAAGATAATCGGTGATTCAAAGAACGCCGCGTCCGTGATTTGGACTGCGTCAACCATTTGGGTTTGGATACCTGTTTCTGTATTCAGCGACTTGACTAAATAGGGCAGACCTGCCCCGAATCGGAGATGTCCGATGCCGCTGCCTCAGAAATCGAGGTTCGGATGCAACGGATCATCAAGGCGGACGAGATGGAGTCTTCCAATAATCTCCTTGCCGCGTCCTTGAATAATAGCACCTGGACTTCCCTTCGGAAGCTGTGGTACACCGTTACCGAGAACCATGCTCTGCTCTACATCTGACAACGAGGCATTAATATTCGCAGCACCCGCACCCTCCACGAGTGTGTTTAACCTACCATTGCCTTGTGTCCGTGCTTGCCCAAGACCGGATCCTGAACCGAAAGCACCGCGCCCAGTGCCGCTACCTAAACCGTCTCCGACACCGGCACTCAGACCATCCGTAATTCCGCCGCTTGACAAGCCCGCTGTCGGTAGTGCGTCTGATGTTGTCGGCAGTACTGCGGCAGTTGACAGCGACTGTTCAGTATGTTGGAGCACAGGAGACGTGCTGGGAACTTTGATTTGCTGTCCCCTGGGTGCGGCTGGTGCGCCAGCCGTTAGTGACGCCACAGGCACTGCAGTTGCCGACGACCTCGCTGCTCGTGCGAGTGTTGTGCGACGCGATGTTGTCTCCGTTTGTGGAACGACTCTCAAATCTGGAATAGGGGTTGCTACAACCGCTGGCTTAGCGATGACATCTCTTTTAGCCGCTTGTGGCGGTGTAACAATGAAAAAACTCACATCAATGGCATCTTGTGCCTTCAATTGTTTAGATGAGATCGCTATGTACCCAATAACGACTGCAAAACAGGCGTGTAAAAGGAACGATACCATCCATACAAGAGGCATACGGCGCGATTTCATGTTACGCACCTCCTATATAGTTAAATATTCACGCTTTAACGTTTGTTACATCTAATTTTATGCTTGATGCAATACCTTGCAACATGCCCTCTCGTTCATATTTTGACAAAAACTTTACACACCCGTGCTTGAGTCCAGCCCTACCGTTTTTTTAGCTCCGCCCAAGTTGTCGTTAAGCGATTCCGGGGATGCACAGCAAAACCCT
Encoded proteins:
- a CDS encoding hemolysin family protein, translating into MKILLLSLFLIGASSTAQIAVLSSFVLAVLICLVLSAFYSGSETALVSVNKIRINQLVESENTKAGIIHRLVESPQRMLALTLVGTNLANVLIAQFGEGLVSRGFPNLTVSLQGAIATVGITTLLLIFGEILPKTIFRVKADALALRYAYLLRLSEWVLAPLIYFVQTLTQFIVKPADKGSSRPSPDAQREELRLLATMGERSGNLYTDQRRMIHSLLNLQDRTVEQVMVPLVDIVAIEKNTRCEDFLQIAADSGFSRIPVYEEQIYNIVGIVNLLDVIYNDVESETALNSHDELDALPETVEPFIRKVLHVPESKNINALLKEIQHTRHTMVFAVDEYGGTVGLVTIEDLVEEIVGEFADERDAPELIRLIATNILECDGRTEVDLLEEHYGLAIPEGDYETVAGYILDRTGTIPKTGTELDLDDAIITVIDADPRAIRKVRIRRRLGRFTS
- a CDS encoding SDR family NAD(P)-dependent oxidoreductase; protein product: MVSPSHPNATEIGRLHGKVVVVTGASKGIGKATASAFAAAGAKVVLAARTRETLQQVARELSVGGVSNPDSILAVPTDVTDADAVQRLIERTLDVYQHVDILVNNAGIGHFGPVVDFAPDDWDAVLNSNLKAIYLCAKYALPSMLAQGGGQIINVLSIAAKVAFEASAAYCAAKAGALALTKVLASEVRQQNVRVTAVLPGSVHTPFWDDVPQHPDFDQMLKPEHVADTIISICQQPPGMVTEEIVVMPPLGIL
- the folE gene encoding GTP cyclohydrolase I FolE yields the protein MEFDQANVTPELTGLFTKILETLGEDPSREGLVKTPHRAAKAMEFLTSGYHQNVDDILNGAIFDEDFDEMVIVRDIEFYSLCEHHILPFWGKCHVGYLPKNRIIGLSKIPRIVDMFSRRLQVQERLTREIAEALETALDPRGVAVVMEGQHLCMMARGVEKQAPRMATNVMRGAFREDSSTRAEFLRCVQIS
- a CDS encoding 6-carboxytetrahydropterin synthase, whose protein sequence is MYYLTRQTAFEASHYNRIPELSDAENFELFGASANPNSHGHNYVLEVMVKGSVDADDGMVINLVTLDALLKTEVIANYDHKHLNRQHPVFSKKPHLQPTCENIAIEIWQRFVLSLPDRMLHRVRLYESATNFTDYYGEELMVYLTKVYEFSAAHRLHSHALSDEENLDIFGKCNNPAGHGHNYVLEVTVKGDVDARTGLVAGLNLLDEVVHKQVYARFDYKHLNLDTPEFEMLNPTSENFVKVLWDVLEPNLRPVVLHRLRLRETPKNHFDYYGE
- a CDS encoding sulfurtransferase yields the protein MADYANPDVLVSTEWVAAHGGDAGIRLLEVDVDTSAYAEGHIAGAVGLNWETQLCDQVRRDILTKDQFEALCNDSGIATDTTVIFYGDNNNWFATYALWQFRYYGHDESLLKVMNGGRQKWIDEGRALVTDVPDHSSTGYQAKFPDDNVRATAGNVRDTLGQGTVNLVDVRSPAEFIGEVIAPPGMSETAQRGGHIPGAANIPWATAVAEDGTFKSHDELQAIYGGEGVDDSKETIAYCRIGERSSHTWFVLKYLLGYEKVRNYDGSWTEWGNLVGAPIARD
- a CDS encoding DUF4159 domain-containing protein → MVDAVQITDAAFFESPIIFMEPISTSGGKLENGLLRGSAIWQTKGSRPSFGYTDREAQRIREYIINRGGFIYMPTHGNTELAMQPALRVLRQILPEYHLTTIPQDHEIYNTYYELNGPLRFPVRKMGSTILHHGPYGQLQGVFIDDRLAVLVDTEAMIHVMDGAVQKPFFGHYQDRNKILEEFAPAAARQLINIVIYAVTHGSISDYSNYIPADALAGEGMENVPKKAPAAANRL